A single genomic interval of Armigeres subalbatus isolate Guangzhou_Male chromosome 1, GZ_Asu_2, whole genome shotgun sequence harbors:
- the LOC134206657 gene encoding uncharacterized protein LOC134206657, giving the protein MTNASTRQDPSIDVPETHLPVDHQVSKSCSSYLPTSAKAVLLITAVEDAFDQPGQPHSCRVPLVSGSQVNFVTEEMANCLGIKKQRANVPITGINELRSHARDKVLVKVRSKVTKFYCSLECLVTPKVPGKIPTSKIDVNGWRIPEGVVLADPAFHTPDKVDMLIGGELFFDILKPRHLSLSDKLPQLRETHLGWIVAGVIKEPYVSNTSIQHSNVATIEKIESEMQRFWQIEELPNIPKLSREEVACESHFLSTYKRNSTGRFVVQQPFKPTVTQLDDCRDLKRFLMLEKRLLRNPSLQAQYASFIREYEELTAINSSTKCRVVFDASAKSCPSNLSLNDVLFVGPVVQSELFSIMLRFRTHKIAFTADISKMYRQILMTPEHQHYQRIFWREQVSDPLRVLELDTVTYGTASAPYQATRCLAQLAEEERDENPIATRIITREVYMDDMLSGAETVVLF; this is encoded by the exons ATGACCAATGCCTCAACGAGACAAGACCCATCGATCGATGTACCGGAAACACATCTCCCGGTAGACCACCAAGTGTCTAAATCCTGCTCAAGCTATTTGCCTACCAGCGCGAAGGCCGTACTGCTGATCACCGCCGTGGAAGATGCCTTTGACCAGCCTGGCCAACCTCATTCCTGCCGCGTCCCCCTTGTTAGCGGCTCCCAAGTGAATTTTGTAACGGAGGAAATGGCCAACTGCTTGGGTATCAAGAAGCAGCGAGCAAATGTTCCTATCACTGGCATCAACGAGTTGCGAAGCCACGCTCGCGACAAGGTGTTGGTAAAGGTCCGATCCAAAGTGACTAAGTTCTACTGCAGTCTCGAGTGTCTGGTGACACCAAAGGTGCCTGGAAAAATCCCAACCAGCAAAATAGACGTCAATGGATGGCGTATTCCAGAAGGAGTAGTGCTAGCCGATCCAGCGTTCCACACACCGGATAAGGTGGACATGCTGATCGGTGGAGAATTGTTTTTCGACATCCTGAAGCCAAGACATCTAAGCCTGTCCGACAAGTTACCGCAGCTGCGAGAAACCCACCTGGGATGGATCGTAGCAGGTGTCATCAAGGAGCCATACGTTTCCAACACGTCGATACAGCACTCCAATGTGGCAACCATAGAAAAGATTGAATCCGAAATGCAACGTTTCTGGCAAATCGAGGAGCTGCCAAATATTCCTAAACTATCCAGGGAAGAAGTAGCCTGTGAATCCCACTTCCTCTCAACCTACAAACGTAATTCGACTGGCAGATTCGTAGTGCAACAGCCGTTTAAACCAACCGTCACTCAACTGGACGACTGCCGAGACTTGAAAAGGTTTCTGATGCTAGAAAAAAGATTACTGCGCAATCCATCTCTCCAGGCGCAGTACGCCAGTTTCATCAGAGAGTACGAAGAACTCACTGCCATCAA CTCAAGCACAAAATGTCGGGTGGTATTTGATGCCAGCGCTAAATCTTGTCCATCCAACCTGTCTCTCAATGACGTTCTCTTCGTCGGTCCGGTGGTGCAAAGCGAATTATTCTCTATAATGCTTCGTTTCCGCACTCATAAGATTGCATTCACGGCGGACATCTCCAAAATGTATCGACAGATCCTGATGACTCCAGAGCACCAACACTATCAGCGAATATTTTGGCGAGAGCAAGTATCAGATCCGTTGCGAGTACTGGAACTTGACACCGTTACGTACGGTACTGCATCGGCCCCGTACCAAGCTACGCGATGCCTCGCTCAACTGGCCGAGGAAGAAAGAGATGAAAACCCAATTGCAACTCGAATAATCACGCGCGAGGTATACATGGACGACATGCTTTCTGGTGCCGAGACGGTAGTTCTATTTTAG